The window GGCTTCGAGCCGAAGATCAAGGAGATCAAGACGTTCGGCGACGGGTCGAAGAAGGCCGACTGGGACGTGGGGATGAGCCTCGACGCCGTCACGCTCGCGAACCACGTCGACACGGTCGTCCTCTGTACGGGCGACGGCGACTTCTCCCGGCTGTGCTCGCACCTCCGACACGAGGGCGTCCGCGTCGAGGTGATGGCGTTCAGAGAGTCGACCGCCGAGGAGCTGATCGAGGCGACCGACACGTTCATCGACCTCTCGGAGCGGCAGGAGACCTTCCTGCTCTGAGAGCCGAGTCGTCGGTCACCCGCCGCGGGGACGGTGCCGTTGATCCGGAGCCGGATTCGGGCGGCGCAGAACTCGGGATCGGGCTCGGGCGGCGTGGGTCCGAAACCCCGATCAGGCGGCGTGGGCGTCGCTCTCGCCTGCGCGGGCACGGGCGGCCGCGAGCGCCGTGGCGACCACCGCGACGCCGGCGATAGCCACCGAAAGGTAGCCGCTGACGCCCGCCTCGAAGAAGAGCCCGCTGCTCGCGAAGAGCAGCAGCGCACCGAACGCGACCAACCGGACGTCGACTGTCATACTCGACCGAGAGACCCGTCGGTATATATGAGTTTTCGAGTCGAGAGACTGTGCGAACGCGGCGCATAGGTCGGCGGAGGCACCCGCTCGACCGCCCCGACGACGGGGCAGAAGGCGGTCTCCGTACCGCGAACGTCTTGCCGCTCCGCGGTGAAGCGGGTGGTATGAGCGACGCAGACGGCGACGGGGAGACGATGCCGGAGTTGCGAACCGTCGCCGACTACCAGTTC is drawn from Halobellus limi and contains these coding sequences:
- a CDS encoding LabA-like NYN domain-containing protein, which codes for MTEIHPSQRVAMLADAQNLYHTAQSLYSRNIDYSALLEKGVAGRDLTRAIAYVVRADSPDEESFFEALVDIGFEPKIKEIKTFGDGSKKADWDVGMSLDAVTLANHVDTVVLCTGDGDFSRLCSHLRHEGVRVEVMAFRESTAEELIEATDTFIDLSERQETFLL